The window AACACAGCGCCAGCGCCCGACCTACCGAGGCGGGCAGAAAATGGCTGACGTACAGGGTCAAGGGCAGGCATATCAGCGCCGGGAGCGTGTAAGGCAGCACATAATTGAGCAGATCCTGGCTGCGCTGGCGGGTTCGCAGAAAGCGGCCCTGGTTCAAGCGTTTGGCGAGGATCCCGCCGAGCACGGTGAGCAAGGCAAAGGTGCCGAGCCAGACGCCGGACAACATCAGGAAGTCCCCAATCACGCTCCAACCTGAACGGCTCGAGGGTCGATTGACCAGTTTGTCCACTTCGTTCGCCGCCCGATCGGCCCGCAGGCGCCAGGCATCGACCAGGTCTTCGTTGAGGTCAAGTTTGTCCTGAACGTCGTCGATGCTGGAACTGATCGCTCCGAGCAGTCCGCCCTGGACCAACGGCTCCGGCGTAGCAGGTTCCTCGGCAGCGGCGGGAACACCCGGCAGCGCGGCGGCTTCCAGCTCGTTGCTGCCCAGAAACAGCAACGCCCCCAGTAGTATCGCGGTCTTGAACTTGAGCAAAACGGGAAGCTCCTTGGGAAGGGTCTGTAAGGAACTGATCGGGAAATGGCGGGCAAGTTCGGTTTTGCCCGCGAGATAACAGCCAGCACATCCCCCTGTGGCGAGGGAGCTTGCTCCCGCTGGGGTGCGAAGCGCCCCCAAAAACCTGCAAACCCGAGCTCCACAGGTACACCGCGCTGTAAGGCTTTGCGGCTGCTGCGCAGCCGGGCGGGAGCAAGCTCCCTCGTCACAGGGTTTCATTTGCCAGCGCGATATTTGACCGGCACGCAAATATCAAATGCCCACCCCTCTATTTTTCCGCACAACCCAAACCCCGACACTGCGCTCCATCAATCAAACCCACCGGAGTTGCAGTCATGCCCATTGCCTTGCTCGCGCTGACCCTCAGCGCCTTCGCCATCGGGACGACCGAGTTCGTCATCGTTGGCCTGTTACCCACCATCGGTGCCGACCTCGGCGTCAGCCTGCCGTCCGCCGGCCTGCTGGTCAGTCTTTACGCACTGGGTGTTGCCATTGGCGCCCCGGTGCTGACCGCCCTCACCGGCAAAGTCCCGCGCAAATTGTTGCTGTTGTCGCTGATGGTGCTGTTCACCCTGGGCAACCTGCTGGCGTGGAAAGCCCCCAGCTACGAGTCGCTGATCATTGCGCGAATCGTCACCGGCCTGGCCCACGGGGTGTTTTTCTCGATTGGCTCGACCATCGCCACCAGCCTGGTGCCGAAGGAAAAAGCCGCCAGCGCGATTGCGATCATGTTTACCGGCCTGACTGTGGCGCTGGTCACCGGCGTACCGCTGGGAACCTTCATCGGTCAGCATTTCGGCTGGCGTGAAACCTTCCTCGCCGTGTCCGCCTTGGGTGTGATCGCCTTTATTGGCAGTCTGCTTTATGTGCCGAAAAACATCGCCCACAGCAAACCCGCTTCGCTGTTGCAGCAATTGCAGGTGCTCAAGCAACCACGCCTGCTGCTGGTGTACGCCATGACTGCGGTCGGTTACGGCGGCTCGTTCATCGCCTTCACCTTCCTGGCGCCGATTCTTCAGGACATTTCCGGCTTCAGTGCCGGCACCGTCAGCCTGGTGTTGCTGGTCTATGGCATCTCGGTGGCCGTCGGCAACATCTGGGGCGGCAAACTGGCGGACAAACGCGGCCCGATCAGCGCCCTGAAAATCATCTTCGCCCTGCTCGCTGCCGTACTGTTCGTGCTGACCTTTACCGCCGGCAACCCATGGCTGGCGCTGGCCACCGTGCTGGTCTGGGGCGCAGTGGCGTTCGGCAACGTGCCGGGGCTGCAGGTTTACGTAGTGCGCCAGGCCGAACATCACACCCCGCAGGCTGTGGATGTGGCCTCGGGGCTGAACATCGCCGCGTTCAACCTTGGCATCGCCGGCGGCGCGTGGGGTGGTGGCTTGATCGTTGCGCACATGGGCCTGATCCACACGGCGTGGATTGGCGGGCTGGTGGTGTTGGTGGCATTGGCGCTGACGGCTTGGAGTGGTCGTCTTGATCGCCTCGGCCCGGTCTATGCCGAGGGCTCAACCCGCATCGCCGTCAGCCACTAAACCCTGTGGGAGCGGGCTTGCTCGCGAAAGCGGTGTGTCAGCTGCATTAATGTCGACTGACACTCCCTCTTCGCGAGCAAGCCCGCTCCCACATTTTGTTATGCGGTGTTTATCGAGGTTGCCGTCCGTAGCCCCGTCGAAACTTTCACGGTTATCCCACGGTCATCAAAAGACAGTGGCAACCGAGGACCATTAGACGGGAGGCGACATGGCGGCGATTCACATCGGTATTTCAGGCTGGCGCTACACACCCTGGCGGGGTGGTTTCTACCCGAAGGGGCTGACCCAGAAGCGCGAATTGCAATTTGCGTCACGGGCGGTCAACAGCATCGAAATCAATGGATCGTTTTACGCCCTGCAACGGCCTGAACGTTACGCCCAGTGGTACGCAGAAACCCCGGCGGACTTCGTGTTCAGCGTCAAAGCCCCGCGGTTCATCAC is drawn from Pseudomonas sp. 31-12 and contains these coding sequences:
- a CDS encoding MFS transporter, yielding MPIALLALTLSAFAIGTTEFVIVGLLPTIGADLGVSLPSAGLLVSLYALGVAIGAPVLTALTGKVPRKLLLLSLMVLFTLGNLLAWKAPSYESLIIARIVTGLAHGVFFSIGSTIATSLVPKEKAASAIAIMFTGLTVALVTGVPLGTFIGQHFGWRETFLAVSALGVIAFIGSLLYVPKNIAHSKPASLLQQLQVLKQPRLLLVYAMTAVGYGGSFIAFTFLAPILQDISGFSAGTVSLVLLVYGISVAVGNIWGGKLADKRGPISALKIIFALLAAVLFVLTFTAGNPWLALATVLVWGAVAFGNVPGLQVYVVRQAEHHTPQAVDVASGLNIAAFNLGIAGGAWGGGLIVAHMGLIHTAWIGGLVVLVALALTAWSGRLDRLGPVYAEGSTRIAVSH